From Permianibacter aggregans, a single genomic window includes:
- a CDS encoding TrkH family potassium uptake protein, protein MIQWTLIARTLGHLLMAYAVSLLLPFLVSVLYADGLYARFLGLSIGLFGVGFLMSRRKVRHEPRTREGIVIVVLAWTSLSIVGALPFWFGLPCSFLDAVFESTSGLTTTGATVFSGLDNMAKSLLWYRQQLHFFGGMGVLVLAVAILPMLKVGGMQLYKTEATGPIKDDKIAPRVQQTARTLFNVYVSIIVFVAVLYFLAGMNAFDAISHAISAISTGGFANYDASIGYFDSRAIDWITILAMLAGGMNMGLHFIVWREKSFTRYWEDQEFRALLFFVLLATALVIMAGMSTQAELGLANWLRLALFEVVSIMTTTGFGIADFSQWPLYAPILIIFVSFIGGCAGSTSGGMKVLRVFLLFKQASREAKHLVQPNIVAHIKYNGRLVPDGVASGIWGFFALYVFATGILTLLMIGAGLNPTVAFSAVAAMVNNMGPGLGEVSSTFASVSSFGKVVAIVAMLFGRLEIMTIFVLFTPIFWRRF, encoded by the coding sequence ATGATTCAATGGACACTGATTGCGCGTACGCTGGGGCATTTACTGATGGCATATGCCGTTTCCCTTTTGCTCCCATTTCTGGTTTCTGTACTGTATGCCGATGGTTTGTATGCTCGTTTTCTTGGATTGAGCATTGGCTTGTTCGGCGTCGGTTTTCTGATGTCTCGCCGAAAAGTTCGCCATGAACCACGCACCCGTGAGGGCATTGTCATTGTCGTGCTGGCCTGGACATCGCTCAGCATTGTCGGCGCGCTGCCATTCTGGTTTGGTTTGCCATGTTCATTTCTTGACGCCGTGTTTGAGTCGACCAGCGGTTTGACCACGACTGGTGCGACGGTATTTTCCGGCCTTGATAACATGGCCAAGTCATTGCTCTGGTATCGTCAGCAGCTTCACTTTTTTGGGGGCATGGGGGTATTGGTTCTTGCGGTGGCCATTCTGCCGATGCTGAAAGTGGGGGGGATGCAGCTCTATAAAACCGAAGCAACCGGCCCAATCAAAGACGACAAAATTGCCCCTCGCGTGCAACAAACCGCACGCACCTTGTTTAACGTTTATGTCTCAATCATTGTCTTTGTGGCGGTGCTGTATTTTCTTGCTGGCATGAATGCCTTTGATGCGATATCGCATGCGATTTCCGCCATTTCCACTGGTGGTTTTGCCAATTACGATGCCTCAATTGGTTATTTCGATTCACGTGCCATTGATTGGATCACGATACTGGCGATGCTTGCCGGTGGCATGAATATGGGATTGCATTTTATTGTTTGGCGGGAAAAATCCTTCACCCGTTATTGGGAGGACCAAGAATTTCGCGCGTTGTTATTTTTTGTGTTGTTGGCAACCGCGCTGGTGATCATGGCTGGCATGTCGACGCAAGCGGAGCTCGGATTGGCGAACTGGTTGCGACTTGCGTTGTTCGAAGTGGTGTCAATCATGACCACAACGGGTTTTGGTATTGCCGACTTCAGTCAGTGGCCGCTGTATGCGCCGATCCTCATTATTTTTGTCAGCTTTATCGGTGGTTGTGCCGGCTCGACCTCCGGCGGCATGAAAGTGCTGAGGGTGTTTTTGCTGTTCAAACAGGCTAGTCGCGAGGCCAAGCATCTGGTGCAACCCAATATCGTCGCCCACATAAAATATAACGGTCGCTTGGTGCCGGATGGTGTTGCCAGCGGCATCTGGGGGTTTTTCGCCCTTTATGTGTTCGCTACCGGCATCCTGACTTTGTTGATGATTGGCGCCGGCTTGAATCCGACCGTGGCGTTTTCGGCGGTCGCGGCGATGGTCAACAATATGGGGCCGGGCTTGGGCGAGGTGTCGTCGACGTTTGCCTCGGTCAGTTCGTTCGGCAAAGTCGTGGCCATTGTCGCGATGCTGTTCGGCCGGCTGGAAATCATGACGATATTTGTATTGTTCACGCCGATCTTCTGGCGTCGTTTTTGA
- a CDS encoding TrkH family potassium uptake protein, protein MIQLELIRRIVGAMLMVFGVTMLPPMAISVLYSDGKWPVFFWLMVIALAVGYLLFRNTPKQREPKTRDGVIAVVLIWFGFSFIGAFPLYWALDIGFVNALFEATSGLSTTGATVLHGLDQLPKSILWYRQQLHFFGGMGVIVLAVAILPLLNVGGMQLYRTEATGPKKEDKLAPRIAQTARVLFTVYLSLTVVVALAFWLSGMNGFDAITHAMSAIATGGFANYDASFGHFNSLAIELVAQFAMVAGAMNFGLHYSVWHSRELGSYLNDQESRTFFGILLFAIALTTLVLWLHHDVDSIFDGLRRASFTVIAIMTGTGFGITDFHLWPHFLPVMLIFISYVGGCAGSTTGGLKVMRVFLLFKQASREAKRLVQPNIVAHIKFNGRIVPEQIAKGVWGFLVLYVMTAASLTLLMILAGLEPLTAFSAVAASLNNLGPGLNEIASTSHAVSDFGKLVMSFAMITGRLEILTIFVLFTPIFWRRF, encoded by the coding sequence ATGATTCAACTTGAACTGATCCGCCGGATTGTAGGTGCCATGTTGATGGTGTTTGGCGTCACCATGTTACCGCCGATGGCCATATCCGTATTGTACAGTGACGGCAAATGGCCAGTGTTTTTCTGGCTGATGGTCATCGCGTTGGCCGTTGGTTACCTGCTGTTTCGCAATACACCAAAACAGCGCGAGCCGAAAACCCGTGATGGTGTTATAGCCGTGGTCTTGATCTGGTTCGGGTTCAGTTTTATCGGAGCGTTTCCTTTGTACTGGGCGCTCGATATCGGATTTGTTAACGCGTTATTCGAAGCCACCTCGGGTTTGTCGACAACCGGCGCGACGGTTTTGCATGGGTTAGACCAATTGCCGAAGTCGATACTTTGGTATCGCCAGCAGTTGCATTTTTTCGGAGGTATGGGGGTTATCGTTTTGGCCGTGGCGATTTTGCCTCTGCTGAACGTCGGCGGCATGCAGCTTTACCGAACCGAAGCAACCGGCCCAAAAAAAGAGGACAAGTTAGCGCCCCGTATTGCCCAAACGGCACGCGTACTGTTTACCGTTTACTTGAGCCTGACGGTGGTCGTTGCGCTGGCATTCTGGCTTTCTGGCATGAATGGGTTTGATGCCATTACTCATGCCATGTCGGCCATCGCCACAGGTGGCTTTGCCAATTATGATGCGTCGTTCGGTCATTTCAATAGTTTGGCTATTGAGCTGGTGGCGCAGTTTGCCATGGTCGCTGGCGCGATGAATTTCGGTCTGCATTACTCCGTTTGGCATAGCCGCGAACTCGGTAGTTATCTGAACGATCAAGAAAGCCGTACGTTTTTTGGCATTCTGTTGTTTGCCATCGCGCTGACTACGCTGGTGTTGTGGTTGCATCATGATGTCGACTCCATTTTCGATGGCTTACGTCGCGCCAGTTTCACGGTTATTGCCATTATGACTGGCACCGGCTTTGGTATAACGGACTTCCACTTGTGGCCCCACTTTCTGCCGGTGATGCTGATCTTCATTAGTTATGTTGGTGGGTGCGCAGGCTCAACCACCGGTGGTTTGAAAGTCATGCGCGTTTTCTTGTTGTTCAAACAAGCCAGTCGGGAAGCGAAACGGTTGGTGCAGCCAAATATTGTTGCCCACATCAAATTCAATGGCCGGATTGTTCCAGAGCAAATTGCCAAAGGGGTCTGGGGCTTTCTGGTGTTGTATGTCATGACGGCCGCAAGCCTGACGCTACTGATGATTCTGGCCGGACTGGAGCCGTTGACGGCGTTTTCGGCGGTCGCAGCGAGTCTGAATAATTTGGGGCCTGGTTTGAACGAGATTGCCTCAACTTCACATGCGGTCAGCGATTTCGGCAAGTTGGTCATGTCGTTTGCGATGATCACCGGCCGGTTGGAAATTCTGACGATTTTCGTTCTGTTTACACCGATATTCTGGCGCCGGTTTTGA
- the greB gene encoding transcription elongation factor GreB, with the protein MRTVVPKREARSNYITREGAERLREELKHLLKVKRPEITRAVQAAAALGDRSENAEYIYGKKMLRETDRRIRYLEKRLSEVTVVDHVPADQSRIFFGAEVELETETGEARIVRIVGPDEIDTERGWISIDAPLARALIKKTIDDEVAVRTPAGETLYYVIAVHYRQPRH; encoded by the coding sequence ATGAGAACGGTTGTGCCCAAACGCGAAGCGCGCTCCAACTACATCACCCGTGAGGGGGCTGAGCGGCTGCGTGAAGAATTAAAACATCTGCTGAAGGTCAAGCGCCCGGAAATCACCAGAGCAGTACAGGCGGCGGCGGCACTTGGTGATCGCTCGGAGAACGCCGAGTACATTTACGGCAAGAAAATGCTGCGCGAAACCGACAGGCGTATCCGCTATCTGGAAAAGCGCTTGAGTGAAGTGACCGTCGTTGACCACGTGCCGGCCGATCAAAGCCGCATTTTCTTTGGTGCCGAAGTGGAGCTGGAAACCGAAACTGGCGAAGCGCGCATCGTGCGCATCGTTGGTCCCGATGAAATCGACACCGAGCGCGGCTGGATCAGCATTGATGCGCCACTGGCCAGAGCGCTGATAAAAAAAACCATTGATGACGAAGTGGCCGTGCGCACGCCGGCAGGTGAAACGCTGTACTACGTCATTGCCGTGCATTATCGACAACCACGTCATTAG
- a CDS encoding cache domain-containing protein yields the protein MTAVQWRRRGLLLFVLLLLAGAYGLQLHYQHHHQQLSEQYLQQTEQMAVDFEQMLSQLQMHVRKLQQVAQLNLHNFEPPRELLQHLAPPEGAENSDVYTLDRWQQHSPQAQFGNVFLLGNPTTQSIQKELRVVETLFPISAANHLSDSALQWSYYTSFVNRLTSIFPYRNYHGLLEDAEVANLATFYERYLPIERRRQAIAELATVQAPIWRPPHRDRAGAGWVIALSAPVRHRGEVLGAVSTDVRLSFLSMQLARQSSAPERTMILDEEMRILADSRQSVETATRLEHWLERMPVQLQQSAQKVSRDQPGWVDGDGMHFLTRPLANSQWIMVRMIPTGDLFFEARVRLLMLAIPLLTLWLFAAFFWYRYGMSLQERQQAIELS from the coding sequence ATGACGGCGGTGCAGTGGCGACGGCGTGGTTTGCTCTTGTTTGTCTTGCTGCTGTTGGCTGGTGCTTACGGTTTGCAACTGCATTATCAGCACCATCATCAGCAATTGTCCGAGCAGTATCTGCAACAAACCGAGCAGATGGCAGTGGATTTCGAACAGATGCTGAGCCAACTGCAAATGCATGTACGCAAATTGCAGCAAGTCGCGCAACTGAACCTGCATAACTTCGAGCCACCGCGCGAATTGCTGCAACACCTGGCGCCGCCCGAAGGCGCTGAAAACAGTGATGTGTATACGCTAGACCGCTGGCAGCAACACAGCCCGCAGGCCCAGTTCGGCAATGTGTTTTTGCTCGGCAATCCAACCACGCAATCGATACAAAAAGAGCTGCGCGTCGTCGAAACCCTGTTTCCGATTTCGGCCGCCAATCATTTGAGCGACAGCGCTTTGCAGTGGTCCTACTACACTTCATTCGTCAATCGCCTGACCTCGATATTCCCGTACCGGAATTATCATGGCCTGCTTGAGGATGCCGAGGTCGCCAACCTTGCTACGTTCTATGAGCGCTATTTGCCAATTGAGCGCCGTCGTCAGGCGATTGCCGAATTGGCGACAGTGCAGGCGCCGATTTGGCGGCCGCCGCATCGTGATCGGGCGGGTGCCGGTTGGGTTATTGCGCTGTCGGCGCCAGTTCGTCATCGCGGCGAGGTGCTCGGGGCAGTCTCTACCGATGTGCGCTTATCGTTTTTGTCGATGCAACTGGCGCGGCAATCGAGCGCGCCGGAGCGTACGATGATCCTGGATGAGGAAATGCGCATTCTGGCTGATTCGCGCCAGTCGGTGGAAACCGCGACACGACTCGAGCATTGGTTGGAGCGAATGCCGGTGCAATTGCAACAGTCCGCGCAAAAAGTCAGTCGCGATCAACCGGGTTGGGTTGATGGTGACGGCATGCATTTTCTGACCAGACCGCTGGCCAATTCGCAGTGGATCATGGTGCGCATGATCCCGACCGGTGATTTATTTTTTGAAGCCCGGGTGCGTTTGTTGATGCTGGCGATTCCATTGTTGACGCTGTGGTTGTTTGCCGCATTTTTCTGGTATCGCTATGGCATGAGTTTGCAGGAACGTCAGCAGGCGATTGAATTGTCATGA
- the rlmB gene encoding 23S rRNA (guanosine(2251)-2'-O)-methyltransferase RlmB: protein MAETLFGVHAVRALLETTPEMVLKIVVAESRDDKRLQSLLQQAKQLGLRIEYKERRVLDQMTDGAVHQGIVAEVKALPTLREDFLEDLLAKTPEPFLLVLDGITDPHNLGACLRTADAAGVNAVIVPKDKSASLNATARKVACGAAERVPLIYVTNLARTLRLLKDNDIWIIGTAGEATQSIYQAPLIGKLALVMGAEGEGMRRLTREHCDTLVNIPMQGSVSSLNVSVATGVSLFEALRQRLAAQVS, encoded by the coding sequence ATGGCTGAAACGCTTTTTGGCGTGCATGCAGTGCGCGCCTTGTTGGAGACCACGCCAGAAATGGTGTTGAAAATCGTAGTGGCAGAGTCACGCGACGACAAACGGCTGCAGTCCCTGTTGCAACAAGCCAAGCAACTGGGCTTGCGCATTGAGTACAAAGAGCGGCGCGTGCTGGATCAAATGACTGACGGTGCCGTGCATCAGGGCATTGTTGCCGAGGTCAAAGCGCTGCCGACGCTGCGCGAAGATTTTCTCGAGGATTTGCTGGCGAAAACGCCGGAGCCTTTTCTGCTGGTGCTCGATGGCATCACCGACCCGCACAACCTCGGCGCCTGCCTGCGCACTGCCGATGCCGCTGGTGTCAATGCCGTTATCGTGCCGAAAGACAAATCTGCCAGCTTGAACGCCACCGCGCGCAAAGTGGCCTGCGGTGCCGCAGAACGGGTGCCGCTGATTTACGTGACCAATCTGGCCCGCACGCTGCGCTTATTGAAAGACAACGACATCTGGATTATCGGCACGGCTGGTGAAGCAACGCAGTCGATTTATCAGGCTCCGCTGATCGGCAAACTGGCGCTGGTCATGGGCGCCGAAGGCGAGGGCATGCGCCGCTTGACGCGTGAACACTGCGATACCTTGGTCAATATTCCGATGCAGGGAAGTGTCAGCAGCTTGAACGTCTCGGTCGCGACCGGTGTGTCGTTGTTTGAAGCGCTGCGTCAGCGCTTGGCGGCCCAGGTGTCCTGA
- the rnr gene encoding ribonuclease R, with amino-acid sequence MPRKRKTDPHYAREAAKYDNPIPSREFILSFMAEKGTPLPFPAIMNGLQLYSEEHEIALERRLHAMARAGQLVKNRRELWCLPDKMDLKPARVETIRDGSGFAILDQGGDDWVLSAREMRKALHGDRVLVAAQGKDRRGRTEAIIVEIIEEEPRHIVGRLQQERGIFYIVPSDARIAQDIIVPPGEEGGAKPQQMVVARLTQRGHAHAQPMAKVVEVLGDHLAPGMEIEVALRQFDLPHQFSSAVEDEIAALKPVVAEHDKAGRIDLRDKFLVTIDGEDAKDFDDAVYCERKRGGGWRLWVAIADVSHYVRLNTALDEEAQKRGNSVYFPGAVIPMLPELLSNGLCSLKPNVDRLCLCCEMTVSEAGNLSSYRFYPAVMRSHNRFTYTRVWALLNNEPPQNDAEQKLLPSIRELHELYKCLAETRQQRGAIELETRETRVVFNEERKIEKIVPMIRNDAHKLIEECMILANVAAAKFLHKAEMPALYRVHEGPNQRKLEALREQLSTLGLYLGGGDEPSPKDYALLMARVAQRPDADNIQLLLLRSLTQAIYQPELNGHFGLALAAYTHYTSPIRRYPDLVVHRAIKAVLSKADREMIGNDGAVHYDNPELEALGSSCSMTERRADEASRDVTSWLKCEYMRDKIGETYQGKVTSVAGFGLFVELDEIFVEGLVHVSSLRNDYYHFDGARQILKGERTGERFGLGDKLIIRVADVDLDQRKMDFHFMRKADTAGSSDDQELTEEDMRARRLASIRKAMARDRDVMPADKDDMLDQERGQRPRAPKAGKSSASKSSAGKSGKGSSKGSKRKAAPTAVRKQKKRLRKR; translated from the coding sequence ATGCCACGTAAACGAAAGACCGACCCCCACTACGCCCGCGAAGCGGCCAAATACGACAACCCGATTCCCAGCCGCGAATTCATCCTGAGCTTCATGGCCGAGAAAGGCACACCGCTGCCGTTTCCGGCGATCATGAATGGCCTGCAGCTCTATAGTGAGGAACACGAAATCGCCCTCGAACGCCGGCTGCATGCGATGGCGCGGGCCGGGCAGCTGGTCAAGAACCGGCGCGAACTGTGGTGTCTGCCGGACAAGATGGATCTGAAACCGGCCCGGGTCGAAACCATTCGTGACGGTTCCGGTTTTGCCATTCTCGATCAAGGCGGCGACGACTGGGTGCTCAGCGCCCGCGAAATGCGCAAGGCGCTGCATGGTGATCGGGTGCTGGTTGCCGCGCAAGGCAAAGACCGACGCGGGCGCACCGAGGCGATCATCGTCGAAATCATTGAGGAAGAACCGCGCCATATTGTCGGTCGGCTGCAGCAGGAACGCGGCATCTTTTATATCGTGCCGAGCGATGCCCGGATTGCGCAGGACATTATTGTGCCGCCCGGTGAAGAAGGCGGCGCCAAGCCTCAGCAAATGGTCGTCGCGAGGTTGACCCAGCGCGGCCATGCCCATGCCCAGCCGATGGCGAAGGTGGTCGAAGTGCTCGGCGATCACTTGGCGCCCGGCATGGAAATCGAAGTGGCGCTGCGCCAGTTCGATTTGCCGCATCAATTTTCCTCAGCGGTTGAAGATGAAATTGCTGCGCTGAAACCGGTTGTTGCCGAACACGACAAGGCCGGCCGTATCGATTTACGCGACAAGTTTTTGGTCACCATCGACGGTGAAGACGCCAAGGATTTTGACGACGCCGTTTACTGCGAACGCAAACGGGGCGGTGGCTGGCGGCTGTGGGTGGCGATTGCCGATGTCAGCCATTATGTCCGGCTCAATACCGCGCTCGACGAAGAAGCGCAAAAGCGCGGCAACTCGGTGTATTTTCCGGGCGCTGTCATTCCGATGTTGCCGGAACTACTTAGCAACGGTTTGTGCTCGCTGAAACCGAATGTTGACCGGCTGTGTCTTTGTTGTGAAATGACCGTATCCGAAGCCGGTAACTTATCGAGCTACCGGTTTTATCCGGCGGTCATGCGCTCGCACAATCGCTTTACTTACACCCGCGTTTGGGCGCTGCTGAATAACGAGCCGCCACAAAATGATGCTGAGCAAAAACTGCTGCCGTCGATCCGCGAATTACATGAACTCTATAAATGCCTGGCAGAAACGCGTCAGCAACGCGGCGCCATTGAACTGGAAACCCGGGAAACGCGGGTAGTGTTCAATGAGGAGCGGAAAATCGAAAAAATCGTGCCGATGATTCGCAACGACGCCCACAAGCTGATCGAAGAGTGCATGATCCTGGCAAACGTCGCGGCCGCGAAATTTCTGCACAAGGCGGAAATGCCGGCGCTGTACCGCGTGCACGAAGGGCCGAACCAGCGCAAGCTGGAAGCGCTGCGTGAACAGCTCTCGACGCTCGGGCTTTATCTCGGTGGTGGCGATGAACCATCGCCGAAAGATTATGCGCTGCTGATGGCGCGTGTCGCGCAGCGGCCGGATGCCGACAATATTCAATTGCTGTTGCTGCGCTCGCTGACGCAGGCCATCTATCAACCGGAATTGAATGGCCATTTTGGCTTGGCGCTTGCCGCCTACACCCATTACACCTCACCGATTCGCCGCTATCCGGATTTGGTTGTGCACCGGGCAATCAAAGCCGTGCTCAGCAAAGCCGATCGGGAGATGATCGGCAACGACGGCGCCGTGCATTACGATAACCCCGAGCTGGAAGCACTGGGCAGCAGTTGTTCGATGACCGAGCGCCGCGCCGATGAGGCCAGTCGAGACGTCACCAGCTGGCTGAAATGCGAATACATGCGCGATAAAATCGGCGAAACCTATCAGGGCAAGGTCACCTCGGTGGCGGGCTTTGGTTTGTTCGTTGAACTCGATGAAATTTTTGTTGAAGGCTTGGTGCATGTCAGCAGTCTGCGCAACGATTACTACCATTTCGATGGTGCTAGGCAAATCCTGAAAGGCGAGCGCACCGGCGAACGTTTTGGATTGGGCGACAAGCTGATCATCCGTGTTGCTGATGTCGACCTCGATCAACGCAAAATGGATTTTCATTTTATGCGCAAGGCGGATACCGCCGGCAGCAGCGACGATCAGGAATTGACCGAAGAAGATATGCGCGCTCGCCGGCTCGCATCGATTCGCAAGGCGATGGCGCGTGATCGGGATGTGATGCCGGCCGATAAGGACGACATGCTGGATCAGGAGCGCGGTCAGCGCCCTCGTGCGCCGAAGGCAGGAAAATCGTCAGCAAGCAAATCCAGTGCTGGTAAGTCCGGTAAAGGCAGCAGCAAAGGCAGCAAACGCAAGGCGGCGCCGACGGCGGTGCGCAAGCAGAAAAAGCGCTTGCGAAAACGTTAA
- a CDS encoding tyrosine-type recombinase/integrase, with protein sequence MARKPLTSSRQVETAKPEAKPYKLNALDGLFLEVLPTGRKRWRFRYFFLGKEKMLSLGIYPAIGLQDARGARDNAKKLLASGKDPSAERREEKAALREAHANTFKAVASEWIARQTDKAPSTRNKSQWLLQFAIDAFGRYPISEITPRIVLDTCREQEALGKLETAHRIKVKCGQVFRYAIGKGLIDSDPTRDLRGQLKTPEVTHRAAITDPAKVGKLLYDIDQYQGQLETICALKLAPLVFIRPGELRSARWEDIDLKAALWSYTPPKTRRQTGTEHLIPLPKQALAIFRQLQAVNGKCPYVFRSSGKEGYLSENAVLNALRRMGYGKGIMTGHGFRAIARTLLAERLKYPVELIEMQLAHRVADMHGRAYNRTAFIEDRTTMMQEWADYLDTLKAGAEITPLPVKHKKNL encoded by the coding sequence ATGGCGCGAAAGCCTCTTACCAGCTCCCGTCAGGTGGAAACGGCCAAACCGGAAGCCAAGCCATATAAGCTGAACGCTTTGGATGGTCTCTTTTTGGAGGTGCTACCCACCGGCAGAAAGCGCTGGCGATTCCGCTACTTCTTCCTCGGCAAAGAGAAGATGTTATCCCTCGGAATCTATCCAGCGATTGGCCTTCAGGATGCAAGGGGCGCACGCGACAACGCCAAAAAATTACTCGCGTCTGGTAAAGACCCAAGCGCCGAACGTCGGGAAGAGAAAGCTGCCTTACGCGAAGCACATGCCAACACCTTTAAGGCCGTCGCTTCTGAATGGATAGCACGGCAAACCGACAAAGCCCCGAGCACAAGAAACAAGAGCCAATGGTTACTCCAATTCGCCATTGACGCATTCGGCCGTTACCCAATTTCTGAGATTACACCCCGCATTGTCCTGGATACCTGCCGGGAGCAAGAGGCGTTAGGCAAGTTGGAAACTGCGCACCGCATTAAGGTTAAATGCGGGCAAGTCTTCCGATACGCCATCGGAAAAGGCCTTATAGATAGTGACCCTACTCGCGACCTTCGCGGCCAGTTAAAGACACCGGAGGTCACTCACAGGGCTGCCATCACCGACCCAGCAAAGGTTGGAAAACTACTCTACGACATTGATCAATACCAAGGGCAGCTGGAAACGATATGCGCACTTAAGCTCGCACCATTGGTTTTCATTCGACCGGGCGAGCTGCGATCCGCTCGCTGGGAGGACATTGATTTGAAGGCCGCTCTCTGGAGCTATACCCCGCCCAAAACCCGCCGCCAAACAGGCACCGAACATTTGATCCCATTACCCAAACAGGCTTTGGCCATTTTTCGGCAACTCCAGGCCGTCAACGGCAAATGCCCATACGTATTTCGTAGCAGTGGCAAAGAAGGTTACCTGTCAGAAAATGCGGTGTTAAATGCACTCCGTCGAATGGGTTACGGAAAAGGAATAATGACCGGTCATGGCTTTCGCGCTATTGCCCGTACGCTGCTGGCTGAACGACTGAAGTACCCGGTAGAACTAATCGAAATGCAGCTGGCCCATCGTGTGGCCGACATGCATGGCCGTGCATATAATCGCACCGCCTTTATTGAAGACCGTACCACGATGATGCAGGAATGGGCCGATTATTTGGACACCCTGAAAGCCGGTGCGGAAATCACACCGCTTCCCGTGAAACACAAGAAAAACCTTTAA